Below is a window of Mucilaginibacter ginkgonis DNA.
AGCTTTAGCAGCGATAATATGCTCTAGCGGGCCGCCCTGCGTGCCGGGAAAAACAGCCATATCCAACAAGTTAGACATCATTCTTACTTCACCTTTAGGTGTTTTTAGTCCCCATGGATTTTCGAAATCTTTACCCAGCATGATCATACCGCCACGTGGGCCGCGTAATGTTTTGTGGGTCGTGGTGGTTACAATGTGGCAATGCGGCAACGGATCTGACAGTAAGCCACGCGCGATGAGCCCTGCAGGATGCGAAATATCTGCCAGCACCAAGGCGCCAACCTCGTCTGCAACAGAACGGATAAACGCGTAATCCCAATCGCGCGAATAGGCAGATGCGCCGCAAATGATCATTTTAGGCCTTTGCTCAAGAGCAATGGCTTTTAGGTGTTCGTAGTCGATGTAACCGGTTTCCTTCTTTACCCCGTAAAAGTGCGGCTCATACAGTTTACCTGAGAAATTTACCGGCGAGCCATGCGTAAGGTGACCACCGTGAGAAAGATCAAAGCCAAGAATTTTGTCGCCGGGTTTTAAGCATGCCAGCATAACAGCCGCGTTTGCCTGTGCACCTGAGTGCGGCTGCACGTTTACCCATTCTGCGTTAAAAAGCTGCTTTGCCCGCGCAATGGCAATACTTTCTATCTCATCAACAACCTCGCACCCACCATAGTATCTTTTGCCCGGCAGGCCTTCGGCGTATTTGTTCGTAGCAACAGAGCCTGCGGCCTCCATTACTTGTTTACTTACAAAATTTTCTGAAGCAATTAGCTCCAGGCCTTTTTCCTGGCGGTCCTGCTCTTCGTTGAGCAGTTTAAAAATCAATTTATCCCTTTTCATAAATAGTGAATTCAATATCAACGTGCGCTATGCACTGACAGACGATACCCAAAAGTTATTGTAGCCGGTGCCCACCTGAATATTGATCAGCTGTTGTTGGAGCATTTCCAATAAAGCTAAAAAATTATAGACAAAGTGCACCTTATTTTCTGACAATTTAGAGATCGCGGCAAATTCAAGCCGCTTGTTAATATTTAGTAAATTCGATATCGCTTCTTTTTGTTTCTCAATTGTGTACGGATATTGCACCACTGTATGTTTAACCGGTTCTGTACGGTTTAGAAACCGTTTGTTAATGCGGTCATACACCAGCATTAACTTATATAATGAAATGGTGCTTAGTTCCTCGCCGGGTAACGGCACCTCTTCTACCTGCTGTAGGTCAAAGGCTATATTTCCACGCTTCTCCTGCATTAGGCGTTGTTCTT
It encodes the following:
- the glyA gene encoding serine hydroxymethyltransferase, translated to MKRDKLIFKLLNEEQDRQEKGLELIASENFVSKQVMEAAGSVATNKYAEGLPGKRYYGGCEVVDEIESIAIARAKQLFNAEWVNVQPHSGAQANAAVMLACLKPGDKILGFDLSHGGHLTHGSPVNFSGKLYEPHFYGVKKETGYIDYEHLKAIALEQRPKMIICGASAYSRDWDYAFIRSVADEVGALVLADISHPAGLIARGLLSDPLPHCHIVTTTTHKTLRGPRGGMIMLGKDFENPWGLKTPKGEVRMMSNLLDMAVFPGTQGGPLEHIIAAKAVAYEEALSDSYMKYILQVKKNAEAMAAAFVSYGYNIISGGTDNHLMLIDLRNKNISGKAAENALVEADITVNKNMVPFDDKSPFVTSGIRIGTAAITTRGFKEKHMETIVGLIDAVLKNHENEHYVKKVRKKVHDLTAKFPLYK
- a CDS encoding segregation and condensation protein A, which produces MADNEFEIRLPQFEGPFDLLLFFIERDELDIHDIPIARITDDFLNYLQQMTALNMDIASEFIFVAATLMRIKAKMLLPRYDAEDGSETDPKEDLVRKLIEYKKFKQICEELRPLEEQRLMQEKRGNIAFDLQQVEEVPLPGEELSTISLYKLMLVYDRINKRFLNRTEPVKHTVVQYPYTIEKQKEAISNLLNINKRLEFAAISKLSENKVHFVYNFLALLEMLQQQLINIQVGTGYNNFWVSSVSA